Proteins found in one Mucilaginibacter gracilis genomic segment:
- a CDS encoding alginate lyase family protein, with product MMKKLLLVTLLLLPVLVNAQYVGLNDKEVQSLKDLIGNDASVKQLYNQYQTLADVAVNVNPNPIDTIRSEGLLKGNPKKTATAYAMRDMGKMYALAIVYRVSGEKNYLTNLGAYLTAWAKVNTGRGDPIDDTGLDQAIEAYDLVKAKLKPNDNDLIVKWFKQTADAEIEGHKKGMNKETSYNNWNSHRLKIVAMIAYAINNNEYKKYVDEDLKRQLEKNLMPDGSSVDFKLRDALHYHVYDLEPLLKLAIILKRATGVDEYAAATASGASIKKSVEWVVPYITGQKTHGEFVNSTVKFDQARAQNGEAEYKPGTLWDAKNGYKTLALAAYFDPQYSNTLKTVKATTNDYSDWQLVLNKVTQ from the coding sequence ATGATGAAAAAATTATTGCTCGTTACGTTACTATTGCTTCCTGTGCTTGTAAACGCGCAATACGTGGGCTTAAACGATAAAGAAGTACAAAGCCTGAAAGACTTGATAGGTAATGATGCAAGCGTTAAACAACTTTACAACCAATACCAAACACTTGCCGATGTTGCCGTAAACGTTAACCCTAACCCTATTGATACCATTCGTTCCGAAGGCTTATTAAAGGGCAATCCAAAAAAAACAGCTACTGCTTATGCCATGCGCGATATGGGTAAAATGTATGCCCTTGCCATTGTTTACCGCGTTAGCGGCGAAAAAAACTATTTAACAAACCTTGGGGCCTACTTAACGGCTTGGGCCAAAGTTAACACCGGTCGGGGCGACCCTATTGATGATACCGGGTTAGACCAGGCCATTGAAGCCTACGACCTGGTTAAGGCTAAACTAAAACCAAACGATAACGACCTTATTGTAAAGTGGTTTAAGCAAACCGCCGATGCCGAAATTGAAGGCCATAAAAAAGGCATGAACAAAGAAACTAGTTATAACAACTGGAACTCGCACAGGCTTAAAATTGTTGCAATGATTGCTTACGCGATAAACAACAACGAGTATAAAAAATATGTTGACGAAGACCTTAAACGCCAGTTAGAAAAAAACCTGATGCCCGATGGTTCTAGTGTTGATTTTAAACTGCGCGATGCCCTGCATTACCACGTTTACGATTTGGAGCCTTTGCTTAAACTGGCCATTATACTAAAACGCGCAACCGGGGTTGACGAATACGCGGCTGCCACGGCAAGCGGAGCATCGATTAAAAAATCGGTAGAGTGGGTGGTGCCTTACATAACCGGGCAAAAAACACACGGCGAATTTGTAAATTCGACAGTTAAGTTTGACCAGGCCCGCGCCCAAAATGGCGAAGCCGAATACAAGCCCGGCACTTTATGGGATGCTAAAAATGGCTATAAAACACTGGCACTGGCAGCGTATTTTGATCCGCAATATAGCAACACCTTAAAAACGGTTAAGGCAACCACCAATGATTATAGCGATTGGCAACTGGTGTTAAATAAGGTTACGCAGTAA